In Buteo buteo chromosome 16, bButBut1.hap1.1, whole genome shotgun sequence, the DNA window GTGCAGCCCCTCCATCTCCAGCCATTAACCCATCCCCCCGCAGAACCCCTGACTACAGCCACCATTCAGGGACCAACCTCTTCTGACGAGCTCATTTTGCTGCCTGTCAGACCAGGAACCATCGGGTTCATCAAATGGACGCGCTTGGCATAGCCCAGGGAGGGAAGATACTGGGAAAAAGCAAGGACGCAAGTCATGGACAATCCTCTTCTGCAGATCAGCTTTAACTCACAATCCCTGTTTGCTCCTGGCTCCAGATAACTTGGGGAGCCAGAATAACAGGACCCAGAAAGCTATCAGAGGTTCACAAGGAGCTGACAGCCACAGCCAGGGACGTGTGACTATTTCGCACACCAGAGCCCCACAGACCacgagagcagcagcagaagctgcaaaGAGCACTGTGGTGCCAACCGAAGTCACAGACACGCTTCTCCCAATGGATTAGCAAGTATGCGAGCCCTGAGCCAGACACCAGCATCGCAGGGAACTCACAAACTCCATTCCTCACCTTCTCTGCGAAGGTGAATATCTTCCTCTGATCGACTCCTCCAAACTGTGCGTCAACCTTGAGGTACTCCTCATCCAGGGCCTGTGGAAAGACACACACAGCCTTGAGACTAGACCCAAGACTCCACACTCCAGCTGTGCTCAGCCTTCAGAGGTCCTGCCCGTCCCCCAGGATCTGCCCAGCCTCTGCCAGGGCACTCCCACCCTGGGAAGGATGGGAGCTCTCTGGActgcctgctctcctgcagctggCCAGAGTCACTGTAAAAGCAGCTCTGTGCTTGGGttgtgctctgtgctgctgccaggtGTAATATTGGGGTGGAGTATAACGACCTTGGCATTCAACCTCACGCGTCCTCGCAGTCCTGACTTCACCCAGCAACTCCCCAGCCgagaggctctgctgacctGCCTCACCACGCACCTGCAGGCCTGGGTAGAGCAAACCGCTCAGCAAGGGGTGCTCCACCTGCTTCACCACCTCCGCTCCTGCCTTCTTCGCGTCATGCTGCGTCACCATGGATGAGAGGCGGTACATGTCCAGCGTGTATTCCCTGAGGAAAGGGACAGCACTGTTAGCACCAGGGAGGGGGACATCTTTTAGAGCTGCTTCACACAAATGCTGGTTCTGGCCACATTGAGAGGAGCCAAGGCCTGGAGGCACCTTCACTTTGTTCCCTGAGTGACAGTGCCTGGGAGCAGGCTCAGGAACAGGGCAAGCTCAGGAACACCGGAGCCCCAGATCAGGCTCTCCCTTCCTGAGAGGACCAGGGGCTACAGGACTCACTTGCTGAGCTGGTAGTCGGTTCCCCGGAcaaacttcagcttttccagGGGCACTCCAATGCTCTCCAGCATGGCTTTGATCACGTACTCGTAATAGCGGGTGCGCAAatccagcagctcccagggggCCTTCATGTTGTCTAGGTAAGCATGGAGATCAGCAAAGAGTATCGTCACCTAGTACGGAGGGGGACAGAGTCAGTGCCACACGAGTCGGGAACTACACGTTCCTATCCATTGGCACGGTGACAACGTCCTGCAGGGTCTGAGCTCCCAGCCTGGCCCCGTACCTCACACCCTGCCTTCAGGAAGTCTGCGATCTTGGACATGGGCACGAAGTAGGCCACGTGCGGCTTGCCCGTCGTGGCAGTTCCCCAGTAGATCTTCAACTCTCGCTCCTTCAGGATGGCCATGAGCTTAtcctcccccagcacctcctgtgGATGGACAAGACACGGACCCTGCATGGCTGAGCCTCCCCGGGAACCCGCTGGGGTGGCTGGGGGAGGACGTGAACAGAACAACCTCCTGCTGTACAGCTGAGCCCCGAGCCGCACCCAGGCTCCGGCCCACCCTGCATGCAGCATatccccggggctcccgccgggtCTAGAGGCTGATCCAGGTTCCCTCTGATACACCCAGGGCCTTGCTCCGGCTCCGATCCTCcatccccccgccccggcctgccccggccccgattcccccccccccccccaatacctGCAGGTTCCGGGTAATGAGGTGATACTTCTCCTGCGGGCCGGGCGCAGGCTCCATGGCGGCGGCTGCAGGGAACGAGACAGCGTTACCGGAGGTTCCAACCCCCCGGGATCCCCCCAAGGCCCTGTCCGGTGCCGAGGCCTTGcccggttccccccccccggcccagccCCACCGACCTTCCATGGGTTGCATCAGCTCCGCTCGGCGCTCGCCTACCGCGCCTAGACGTCATTTCCGCCGCTCGCTCGAGCGCCGAGCTGCCGATgagcgggaggggggggcggggccgcgccccACCAATGAGGCGGCGCCTCGCGCGCGCGCCGTTAAGATGGCGGCGGGTGAGCGCGGGGCGGCCTGTTCCGCTGCCACGGCCCGGCCCAGGCCCCGGCGGttaatttgtctttttgtgtattaatttatttatttatttatttttaaactccaGTCAGGGCTCGGGGGTTGGGGAATAGCCGGTGCTTGGGCGGGCCGGGCCTGGCCGGGAGGAGGAGCCGGGGGCGGCCTCGGCCCCCCGTAGCGTTtgtgggggggggcgggttgggCGGCCAGGGCGGCCCCCGTGGGAGGGGAAGGTAAAAAGGGGCCGGTGAGGTAGGGGCAGGCCCGTAGCGGGTAGGAGTAGACCCGTGTCTGAGAGAGGGCGAGGTCAGGGAGCTGCGGAGGATAAGAGCTGGTGTTTGCCGGTGTGCTCTCGGGTGAGATGAGAGCAGGATCCCCCCCCGCCTGGGGATTTTGGTTTTTCAGAGAAGATAAGCTCACATGGTGGGCAAATCATGGGGCTAAGGGCACTGTTACCCTGTGGCCTGCGACTGTTTTCTCTAAGCAGGTggcccctgctcccccttctCTCTTCAGGAGGGAGCAGATCCCAGAGCAGTGAAGCATTGCAGGCTTGTGAGATCTGTGTCCGCCTGTGGAGAGTGGAGTGAGCAAGGCGGCCAGACCATGAGCCTTGGCAGagctgtgtttctcagcagcTTTGTCTTTTGATCTTGTTATTTACTGAAGCTGTGCTAGAAACCCACATAAAGCATGTgtaactttcaaaaaaaccttcCGTTGGCAGCCCCTAGGAGAATGGCCCATCCATGGTGGGTGCTTTTGCAGTTGGGGGTGAGCTGGCTCCAGCATGGTCTGACCACACAAGCACCAGGGCTGGAATGAGAGACAAGGGTGAGAGGATGGCAGCAGGGAGCCTTGTCTTACATCTGTTTAAGAGCAGTTTAAACTGTTAAGGAGCATTACCCTGGTGTAAATCCTTGAACAGCCCCTGAATTCAACACACTTCTGTGGGGAATGGCAGGGGCCTCTGTGCTCCTGCATCATCAATAACATAGTTACCAGAGTTCTGCTTCCAGAATCAGTTGATGTAGGACTGAAAGTACAGGCCCTGTGTAGGTTGCAGTTAGGTGAATTGGGAAGGTCAcagcagtaaagaaaacatttccttgtGTGCAGGCTGAGTGTGTAAACATCTCCAAATGTACTTTTTGTAAGCCAGTTCCAGCAAAAAGGCTTAAAAGATTTGGCTCCCTTTCAAGTCCTTATTGGTTAGGAGCTAGATTATCAGACTGCTACACTCTGCAGGACTAAATCCACgtttaattaatttctatttgtcttttgtttttctttgaagcacTTGAGCACTTGTAGCTAAATTGCAGAACTCTAGGCAAGCACTATCTAGTGAGGACTGCCCATGACTTCATATGTTCTTGTATAGGTTTTGTATGTACATAGCTTATTGCTgaggtattttcttccttcagtgtGGTTACAGCATTATTCTGAAAgtgctgatttttattatttggacAGAATGAcaagaggaagcagcagaaCTGCCTGGGTTTTATTCCTGGAGTAGGTAATCCCCCTTGCCCTTTTTGAAAGCAGTAAGTAgtcaaagaaatggaaagacaaaAGGTATTCCTTTAAATCTGTTGGTGAAAGAGGACAGGAAATACCTTTCCTTAGTCCAGATTCTCCTGCTGCGTGAGAGTTAAATGCAGGGCTTTCAAGTCAAAAGATTCATGGTAGCATGTGTCCTCACTAAGaggaaaacaggttttgtttatGAATACTTCTAAACTATTGAATTTTACGGGAAGGTTCTTTTATCTTCTGATCTTTCATTATAATATGTGTTTTGCATGAGTGTGTTAGTGACTAATATGCTGCTGAATGTCCTCTTAGCTCCCTGACAGAGTTACTCTTCCGTTGCTCAATTTTTCCTAACCCgaaaaagactttttatttgtttagtgTCTTTGAAGGACAGAGGTGGGGGCTGAGACACTGGCAGTGTCTGTGTGGCTTTATTTAATACCTAAAGTGTGTTCTGTACTTTAAGGTCGTAAAGAATGTAAGTTGTGAATACTGGTGTCTGCTGTTGGAGTGACTGATTTACAGCAGTTTTGGAGGAGATGGTACAGACTGCATTGGTGACTGGGGCTTGTGTTAGTCCTGCTTGATAAAGCCAAACAACCTCGTGTGTGAGAATGCTTGTGGAATGAGGAACTGGTTGTTATTGTATGTTGTTAAGACCAAAAATGGTCAGGAGTAGAGGTAACGGAGATCAAGGAGTTAAAATCGTTGTGCCTCATCTAGTGTTTTTTGCCCTCCCTGTTATATTACTGCATCTTTGGAAAACAGCtgagtttcttttatttaggATGTTGTTTTTGCTGGCAGGGTGGAGTGGGTTCctgctgatttcttttctgaaaggcCTGATCAAAGGGCACCAGGATCTGATGAACTTCAGAATAGGCTTCTAGAGCTGTAAGCAGAAGGCGCAGGGTCGCTGAGATACAGGAACCGACAGCAACATGGATGACCATACCCCTCATGCCTCTGGGCTTTGTCTTTGTCATGAATTTAAACCTACTGTTCATAATGCAGTTCCTAGGGCCAAAAGGCTGTTGGATTCCACAGAGCAGGTTCAGGCCTTGCAGTCAGCTAAGAAAGCTTGTGTGTTGAGTCATCACTGTAGCACTCCAGATCCATCAGAGAAACTACTGCTCTGTTCCCCAGATTCTGTCTGCTTTCAAGGATCCTCTCTGGATGATACTGGCCATGACGACCTTGTTGCCAGTTCTTCTGCGTCAAAATACAATGATGTAGTCATTTCTCTAGATACAACCAGATGTTTTGATGATAGTGAGCCAAATGACTCCTTGTTGGAACTGTCAGACAGAGAAGAAGGGAATTCTCCTTTCAGTTACACTGAGGAAGAGATCCAGGAAATCTTGGCAGATGATTGCGTGGAATCTGAGTGGTACCTAACTAGAAAAAGCACTCTGAGCCAAAATGTAAATGGAGAGAGTGAGAAGGATGAGCGCAGCAGCTGCAATGGGGCATCAGTCATCAGCGAAGATGCAAATGAAGCCTCAGAGAATGCAGAGAAACCAAATGTACGTCTGTCCAGCGAGTGTTCTTCAGTCAGTCCTGAATGTTACCCTAGCCTTTTGAATGAAAGAAGTGTTGGTTTGGATGAGAACCATCTGCAGTCAGCCCAAGTAACTCGCATGCTGTTTGACCTTGACATTCAGGAGCTTCTGAGTCTTAGCCCAATTGATGCTGACTATGTAGATCAGCCTCTGGAGGACGATTGTTTGGAGGGAGCCAAAAGAGAAGCTTCAGAAGCAATCATAAATTATTGCCTAGAGTATGATAAAACTGTTGGGAGCTGTGTTCTTGAAGAAACCTCAGAGGGGCTGATGTCTAATGGCTGGCAAAGCCTGGGTGTGGATTGCCTGGGAAAGACTCCCTTTACAAGCAGAGATGTGTCTAACTTCTGTGGTGATCATGTGGAAGGATCCATGTCTTCTTCTGACCTTGCCTGTGGCCAGAGCGCAGCTGATGAGAGTTCAGCACCTGTGTTGCTGAGGTGTCCCACGCCATCTTCTGGGTCCAAAAATGAAGAACTTTCCAAAGCAACAAAGAGCTGTTTTTCGAGGAAATTAGACTCTCCAGAGGATGATGAGGGGGAATCTACAGAAGCTGAACAGCCATCAAACAGCATTAAAGTAAACACACATCTTAATTcttgtaatgaaaatgtttttaattccatttcttttgatttgtaCTTGCGGTAATATCCATATGTACACAAGTGTGCATTTTTATGCAGTAAGGGAAGGTTT includes these proteins:
- the S100PBP gene encoding S100P-binding protein isoform X1, translating into MDDHTPHASGLCLCHEFKPTVHNAVPRAKRLLDSTEQVQALQSAKKACVLSHHCSTPDPSEKLLLCSPDSVCFQGSSLDDTGHDDLVASSSASKYNDVVISLDTTRCFDDSEPNDSLLELSDREEGNSPFSYTEEEIQEILADDCVESEWYLTRKSTLSQNVNGESEKDERSSCNGASVISEDANEASENAEKPNVRLSSECSSVSPECYPSLLNERSVGLDENHLQSAQVTRMLFDLDIQELLSLSPIDADYVDQPLEDDCLEGAKREASEAIINYCLEYDKTVGSCVLEETSEGLMSNGWQSLGVDCLGKTPFTSRDVSNFCGDHVEGSMSSSDLACGQSAADESSAPVLLRCPTPSSGSKNEELSKATKSCFSRKLDSPEDDEGESTEAEQPSNSIKLSDTAVGQIGQEETTSGKKPGKVIPVPQEVERLNQGTCILEAELKQKKHLFPECVHPYQENCSSYTRNYPRSNKKPTQRYSLTQWVSKNLAKHHYFQSILDRFQHSPVTAFSEV
- the S100PBP gene encoding S100P-binding protein isoform X2, giving the protein MDDHTPHASGLCLCHEFKPTVHNAVPRAKRLLDSTEQVQALQSAKKACVLSHHCSTPDPSEKLLLCSPDSVCFQGSSLDDTGHDDLVASSSASKYNDVVISLDTTRCFDDSEPNDSLLELSDREEGNSPFSYTEEEIQEILADDCVESEWYLTRKSTLSQNVNGESEKDERSSCNGASVISEDANEASENAEKPNVRLSSECSSVSPECYPSLLNERSVGLDENHLQSAQVTRMLFDLDIQELLSLSPIDADYVDQPLEDDCLEGAKREASEAIINYCLEYDKTVGSCVLEETSEGLMSNGWQSLGVDCLGKTPFTSRDVSNFCGDHVEGSMSSSDLACGQSAADESSAPVLLRCPTPSSGSKNEELSKATKSCFSRKLDSPEDDEGESTEAEQPSNSIKLSDTAVGQIGQEETTSGKKPGKVIPVPQEVERLNQGTCILEAELKQKKHLFPECVHPYQENCSSYTRDPSSGELQSYIPQGCVPALPRF